One region of Priestia megaterium genomic DNA includes:
- the fabZ gene encoding 3-hydroxyacyl-ACP dehydratase FabZ — MKDIEQIKHTLQHRYPFLLVDRILEQEEGKLAVGIKQVTANEPFFQGHFPDYMVMPGVLIVEALAQLGGFAMATDDHQKGRLAFLAGIDECRFKRQVRPGDTLRLEFEILKQRGKIVKGKGKAFVGSELACEAVITFALDV, encoded by the coding sequence ATGAAAGATATTGAACAAATAAAACATACCCTTCAACACCGCTATCCTTTTTTACTTGTTGATCGCATCTTAGAGCAAGAAGAAGGAAAGCTTGCTGTAGGAATTAAACAAGTAACAGCAAATGAACCTTTTTTTCAAGGTCACTTCCCGGACTACATGGTAATGCCTGGTGTACTTATTGTGGAGGCTCTTGCTCAGCTCGGCGGATTTGCCATGGCTACGGATGACCACCAAAAAGGAAGACTTGCTTTTTTAGCAGGAATAGATGAATGTCGCTTTAAGCGTCAAGTAAGGCCAGGAGATACACTACGCTTAGAATTTGAGATTCTTAAGCAGCGCGGAAAGATTGTAAAAGGAAAAGGAAAAGCATTTGTAGGCAGCGAATTAGCTTGTGAAGCGGTCATTACCTTTGCTCTTGATGTATAA
- a CDS encoding nitroreductase family protein — MSVLDIIKARRTIGAMQDKDVSEDAINLMLEAGTWAPNHKKTEPWKFRVFTGDSRVRLGDEMERIMKQKTAHLSEEEALKKTTKAKKGPLRAPVIIAVAVSPSGKVPEIEEISAVAASIQNMLLVAEEQGLATIWRTGEIVYQTELNDFLSLEEDDKLLGLIYVGHPNKEASSKRIPYQDKTIWYR, encoded by the coding sequence ATGAGCGTATTAGATATTATTAAAGCCAGAAGAACGATTGGGGCTATGCAAGACAAAGACGTATCAGAAGATGCTATCAACCTTATGTTAGAAGCAGGCACTTGGGCTCCTAACCATAAAAAGACAGAGCCTTGGAAATTCCGAGTGTTTACAGGGGATTCACGCGTTCGTTTAGGAGACGAAATGGAACGTATTATGAAGCAAAAAACTGCTCACTTAAGTGAAGAAGAAGCGTTGAAAAAAACAACAAAAGCAAAAAAAGGACCGCTTCGCGCTCCTGTCATTATTGCTGTAGCAGTAAGTCCTTCAGGAAAAGTGCCTGAAATTGAAGAAATCTCTGCCGTAGCGGCAAGCATACAAAATATGCTATTAGTAGCGGAAGAACAAGGTTTGGCTACAATTTGGAGAACAGGTGAAATTGTCTATCAGACAGAACTGAATGACTTTTTATCTCTAGAAGAAGACGACAAGCTCTTAGGCTTAATTTACGTCGGTCATCCTAATAAAGAAGCTTCATCAAAACGTATTCCGTATCAAGATAAAACAATTTGGTATCGTTAA
- a CDS encoding protein-glutamine gamma-glutamyltransferase, with protein MIKVNQQIVKISDLNNSSLTKEKADILKQMDAYREVYEYATFDQLDFDVSVKLQIIESSVLLRKSGARFATFARSRCNEKYWKRTDNGGFQLLPTVSPHQAIDDIFYNGHEYAFECATAVIIIFYKAVLNNIGKANFNRLFADLYLHDWQYDEDLELHGYKGSDYLPGDCAYFKNPDYNPDTPQWKGENTIVLDETLYFGHGIGITTRERIIEVLNLKRKDNAKQSAYLSDEIVRLHTAHLSYLAVRYEPVVWYDRNSAIISTIGSITYVA; from the coding sequence ATGATTAAAGTTAATCAACAAATTGTGAAAATAAGCGATTTAAATAATAGTTCGTTAACAAAAGAAAAAGCAGACATTTTAAAACAAATGGATGCCTATAGGGAAGTGTATGAGTATGCTACATTTGACCAGCTTGATTTTGATGTATCTGTTAAATTACAAATTATTGAATCGTCTGTGTTGCTGCGCAAAAGCGGCGCTAGGTTTGCTACATTCGCCCGTTCTAGGTGCAACGAAAAGTATTGGAAACGAACCGATAACGGAGGGTTTCAGCTACTACCTACCGTTTCTCCTCATCAGGCCATCGATGATATTTTTTACAACGGACACGAATACGCGTTTGAGTGCGCGACGGCTGTTATCATCATCTTTTACAAAGCTGTATTAAATAATATTGGAAAAGCAAATTTTAACAGGCTTTTTGCTGATCTTTACTTACACGATTGGCAATACGATGAAGATCTTGAGCTTCATGGTTATAAAGGATCTGACTACTTGCCCGGAGACTGTGCGTATTTTAAAAACCCTGATTATAACCCTGATACTCCCCAGTGGAAAGGTGAAAACACCATTGTATTAGATGAAACTCTATATTTTGGTCATGGAATTGGAATTACGACGCGGGAAAGAATTATTGAAGTGTTAAATTTAAAGAGAAAAGACAACGCAAAGCAATCAGCTTACCTGTCAGATGAAATTGTCAGGCTTCACACCGCTCACCTCAGTTATTTGGCGGTTAGATACGAACCTGTTGTTTGGTATGACAGAAACAGCGCTATTATTTCCACTATTGGATCGATTACGTATGTAGCTTGA
- a CDS encoding cobalamin-binding protein, with protein sequence MRIVSLCPSNTELIAYLKCEHLLVAIDDYSDWPQSIGGLPRLGPDLSINMDAVEKAKPDLVLASLSVPGMERNIEELKKRKIPYVVYNPNSLEDIRQNLQDLGQRLNIETKAAELLERYDQFLSTYKGMASQIEKTTVYWEWWPKPVFTPGKANWLTEISALAGGENIFADHKEANVQSDWEEVLKRNPHHVCLAWVGVQTNKVNPTILHKRPNWSDMPAIKEHRVYVLEEWLYCRPSPRLLLGLKKLAPLLHPDTFPAFDGKDPLL encoded by the coding sequence ATGCGAATTGTTTCGCTTTGTCCAAGCAATACAGAACTAATAGCGTATTTAAAATGTGAGCATTTGCTCGTAGCAATTGATGATTATTCCGATTGGCCGCAGTCTATTGGAGGTCTGCCGCGTTTAGGTCCCGATTTATCTATTAATATGGATGCGGTGGAAAAAGCCAAGCCAGATTTAGTCCTAGCTTCACTAAGCGTTCCTGGAATGGAGCGAAATATTGAAGAACTTAAAAAACGAAAGATACCTTACGTCGTATATAATCCTAATTCGCTAGAAGATATCCGTCAAAATCTACAGGATTTAGGCCAGCGATTAAATATTGAAACAAAAGCAGCTGAACTGTTAGAGCGGTATGATCAGTTTCTTTCTACATATAAAGGAATGGCAAGTCAAATCGAAAAAACCACTGTATACTGGGAATGGTGGCCAAAACCCGTTTTTACTCCTGGAAAAGCAAACTGGCTGACCGAAATTAGCGCGTTAGCGGGAGGAGAAAATATATTTGCTGATCACAAAGAAGCAAATGTACAGAGTGATTGGGAAGAAGTGCTCAAACGAAATCCACATCACGTGTGTTTGGCTTGGGTAGGCGTACAGACAAACAAAGTAAATCCAACGATTTTACACAAGAGACCGAACTGGTCTGACATGCCGGCCATAAAAGAACATCGTGTATATGTACTAGAAGAATGGCTGTATTGTCGTCCTTCACCTCGATTGCTGTTAGGGTTAAAAAAACTCGCGCCGCTTCTTCATCCAGATACGTTCCCTGCATTTGACGGTAAGGACCCTTTATTATAA
- a CDS encoding DinB family protein — protein sequence MENMILKHMDVVRGITISILEKTTEEAADITPKGFNNNIRWNLGHIAFIQEKLVFGLAGEPMQTPESYESFFGAGTKPADWNEAAPSLEEITNVLKDQARRIKEFMPGQFDKQLITPFTNKAGINFTTVGETFLFSFYHEAMHVETIKQIGKAAAAQ from the coding sequence ATGGAAAACATGATTTTAAAACATATGGACGTTGTAAGAGGGATTACGATTAGTATCCTCGAAAAAACAACAGAAGAGGCAGCGGACATCACACCAAAAGGGTTCAATAACAATATTCGCTGGAATCTTGGACACATTGCCTTTATTCAAGAAAAGCTTGTGTTTGGCTTAGCTGGTGAACCGATGCAAACGCCAGAGAGTTATGAAAGCTTTTTTGGTGCCGGAACAAAACCTGCTGATTGGAACGAGGCTGCTCCATCTCTTGAGGAAATTACGAATGTGTTGAAAGACCAAGCACGCCGTATTAAAGAGTTCATGCCGGGGCAGTTTGATAAGCAGTTAATCACACCTTTTACAAATAAAGCGGGTATCAACTTTACAACAGTTGGCGAAACGTTTTTATTCAGTTTCTATCACGAAGCGATGCATGTAGAAACGATTAAGCAAATTGGGAAAGCAGCAGCTGCACAATAA
- a CDS encoding class I adenylate-forming enzyme family protein, producing the protein MNTLQYLVAERAEISPQHEALVEHNERYTFNEFHEKVNQLSHYFLEKGIQKGDRIGILAHTSIAYPVVTMGILQVGAVVVPLSKSMTPYELDSIITSGQLKAIIHHNEFTSVLEKAEQTAGLSFTLKIEDAKEFTTQFSAYNTNTPEALPEVLPEDLALMMFTSGTTGKSKGCMIAHGSVSAFLNSGGQEERANIDKSMRYLFVHPFFHMSSMSILFMCINTGNTMVCSEETDPAKVIEVIEKENIKMLFALPPALKYIVEELEKGNHYDFPLKLAVSGGTKVSESLIEQYDRNGMILAQGYGSTEAWIISSWHPQMGWKKVSSAGKPAPHVEVKIVDPETRQEVPTGEKGEVLVRSPYLFKGYWQNEEATNAVLQDGWLAMGDAGRLDEDGFLYIEGRYKDVIVYGGDNIYPDQVEEVVLAADGVLEATVVGMPDDVYGEVPYAFVVKQAASALTEEDVVNFCKERLAPYKVPTVVFVSSLPKNSVGKVLKNEVKKQALAHA; encoded by the coding sequence ATGAACACATTACAATACTTAGTCGCAGAACGTGCAGAGATTTCTCCTCAACATGAAGCACTAGTCGAACATAATGAACGTTATACATTTAATGAATTTCATGAAAAAGTAAATCAATTGTCTCATTACTTCTTAGAGAAAGGAATTCAAAAAGGAGATCGTATTGGTATTTTAGCTCATACAAGCATTGCTTACCCAGTTGTTACAATGGGGATTTTACAAGTGGGAGCAGTCGTTGTTCCATTAAGTAAGAGCATGACACCTTATGAGCTTGATAGCATTATTACAAGCGGACAGTTAAAAGCGATTATCCACCACAATGAATTTACGTCTGTATTAGAAAAAGCGGAACAAACGGCTGGACTTAGCTTTACGTTAAAAATTGAGGATGCAAAAGAATTTACAACTCAATTCTCAGCGTATAACACAAACACACCAGAAGCACTTCCTGAAGTACTTCCTGAAGATTTAGCATTAATGATGTTTACATCAGGTACAACAGGTAAATCAAAAGGATGTATGATTGCACACGGATCGGTAAGTGCCTTTTTAAACTCTGGCGGACAGGAAGAACGTGCAAATATTGATAAAAGCATGCGCTATTTATTTGTTCATCCATTCTTCCACATGAGTTCGATGAGCATTTTATTTATGTGCATTAACACAGGAAACACAATGGTATGTTCTGAAGAAACAGATCCAGCTAAAGTAATTGAGGTAATCGAAAAAGAAAACATTAAAATGTTGTTTGCACTACCACCAGCATTAAAATACATCGTAGAAGAGCTTGAAAAAGGAAATCACTATGATTTCCCTCTAAAACTTGCTGTGTCAGGCGGAACAAAAGTATCAGAGTCTTTAATCGAACAATATGACCGTAACGGTATGATTTTAGCTCAAGGATACGGAAGCACAGAAGCTTGGATTATCAGTTCATGGCATCCTCAAATGGGATGGAAGAAAGTAAGCTCAGCTGGGAAACCGGCTCCACATGTGGAAGTTAAAATTGTAGACCCAGAAACACGTCAAGAAGTTCCAACTGGAGAAAAAGGTGAAGTGCTTGTACGAAGCCCTTATCTATTTAAAGGCTACTGGCAAAACGAAGAAGCAACAAACGCTGTCTTACAAGATGGCTGGTTAGCGATGGGCGATGCAGGTCGATTAGATGAAGACGGATTTCTTTATATTGAAGGACGCTATAAAGATGTAATTGTATATGGAGGAGACAACATCTACCCAGATCAAGTAGAAGAAGTTGTCCTAGCAGCAGACGGTGTGTTAGAAGCGACAGTTGTCGGCATGCCTGATGATGTGTACGGCGAAGTTCCATATGCATTTGTTGTTAAACAAGCAGCGTCAGCTCTAACTGAAGAAGACGTAGTGAATTTCTGTAAAGAACGATTAGCACCATATAAAGTGCCAACTGTTGTATTTGTTTCATCACTTCCTAAAAACAGCGTAGGAAAAGTGTTGAAAAACGAAGTGAAAAAACAAGCCTTAGCACACGCATAA
- a CDS encoding MarR family winged helix-turn-helix transcriptional regulator yields the protein MTERYSKEEISHQLESIDHVKEALLKYKNTVIGEKYDLLPYHLTSTKEAILKTIHDKKSCIVSDITKVLGLSPGAITIVLNQLEDDELVNRIYKKQNRRSVWVELTEKGEKVVEILQATRVDFWSDLLSHLSEEERDQYFHIMKKISQKLQQ from the coding sequence TTGACTGAACGTTATAGCAAAGAAGAGATTAGTCATCAGCTAGAAAGTATAGATCATGTAAAAGAAGCTCTTTTAAAATATAAAAACACCGTAATCGGTGAGAAATATGATTTGCTTCCCTACCATTTAACTTCAACAAAAGAGGCAATCTTAAAGACGATTCACGATAAAAAAAGCTGTATTGTTAGCGATATCACAAAAGTACTTGGGCTCTCACCCGGTGCTATCACCATTGTATTAAATCAATTAGAAGATGATGAGCTTGTGAATCGTATATATAAAAAGCAAAACCGCCGAAGCGTGTGGGTAGAGTTGACGGAAAAAGGCGAAAAAGTTGTCGAAATATTGCAAGCTACTCGTGTCGATTTTTGGTCAGATTTACTTTCACACTTATCAGAAGAAGAAAGAGATCAATACTTTCACATTATGAAAAAAATATCTCAAAAATTACAGCAATAA
- a CDS encoding Glu/Leu/Phe/Val family dehydrogenase, which produces MSITKTASELKKEQQQEQESLNLFLSTQTVIQEALQKLGYGEEMYHLLKEPLRMMTVRIPVKMDNGSVKVFTGYRSQHNDAVGPTKGGVRFHPEVNEEEVKALSIWMSLKCGIVDLPYGGGKGGIVCDPRNMSFGELERLSRGYVRAISQIVGPTKDIPAPDVYTNSQIMAWMMDEYSRLREFDSPGFITGKPIVLGGSQGRETATAKGVTICIEEAVKKKNLNLQEARIIIQGFGNAGSFLAKFMHDAGAKVIGISDAYGALYDPLGLDIDYLLDRRDSFGTVTNLFTNVITNEELLEKECDILVPAAISNQITVRNAHHIKASIVVEAANGPTTLEATHILDEKGVLLVPDILASAGGVTVSYFEWVQNNQGYYWSEEEVAYKLRKVMVDSFETIYQIAQENDVDMRLAAYMAGIKKSAEASRFRGWV; this is translated from the coding sequence ATGTCCATTACAAAAACAGCTAGTGAATTAAAAAAAGAACAGCAGCAAGAACAGGAATCACTTAATTTATTTTTATCTACTCAAACTGTTATTCAAGAAGCGCTTCAAAAACTAGGGTATGGTGAAGAAATGTATCATTTGTTGAAAGAACCGCTGCGCATGATGACGGTTCGTATTCCAGTTAAAATGGATAACGGATCGGTAAAAGTATTTACGGGCTACCGCTCTCAGCATAATGATGCTGTCGGGCCTACTAAAGGAGGCGTACGCTTTCATCCTGAAGTAAATGAAGAAGAAGTGAAGGCATTATCCATTTGGATGAGTTTAAAATGCGGGATTGTCGACCTTCCGTACGGCGGAGGTAAAGGCGGAATTGTATGTGACCCAAGAAACATGTCGTTTGGTGAACTAGAGCGACTCAGCCGCGGCTATGTAAGAGCCATCAGTCAAATAGTTGGGCCTACTAAAGATATTCCTGCACCGGATGTCTATACAAATTCTCAAATCATGGCGTGGATGATGGACGAATATAGCCGACTGCGTGAGTTCGATTCTCCTGGTTTTATTACCGGAAAACCTATCGTACTCGGAGGATCTCAAGGACGCGAAACTGCAACGGCTAAAGGAGTAACCATTTGTATAGAAGAAGCTGTTAAAAAGAAAAACCTTAACTTGCAAGAAGCACGGATTATTATTCAAGGCTTCGGAAATGCCGGCAGTTTTCTTGCTAAGTTCATGCATGACGCAGGAGCAAAAGTAATTGGCATTTCAGACGCGTACGGAGCTCTTTATGATCCGCTTGGTCTTGATATTGATTACCTGCTTGATCGACGCGACAGTTTTGGTACCGTAACGAATTTATTTACAAATGTGATAACAAACGAAGAACTATTAGAAAAAGAATGTGATATTTTAGTACCCGCAGCCATTTCGAATCAAATTACGGTTCGTAACGCTCATCACATTAAAGCCTCTATTGTAGTCGAAGCGGCGAACGGACCGACTACGCTTGAAGCCACGCACATTTTAGATGAAAAAGGCGTGCTTTTAGTGCCAGATATTTTAGCAAGTGCTGGAGGCGTAACGGTTTCATACTTCGAATGGGTGCAAAATAATCAAGGCTACTACTGGTCTGAAGAGGAAGTAGCTTACAAATTACGCAAGGTAATGGTGGATTCATTTGAAACGATCTATCAAATCGCTCAAGAAAATGACGTAGACATGAGACTCGCTGCTTACATGGCAGGAATCAAAAAATCAGCTGAAGCTTCTCGCTTCCGCGGCTGGGTATAA
- a CDS encoding DUF378 domain-containing protein: MKFLSGLTTLLVILGGLNWLAVALGVNVVEELFGSWDWLVTTIYWLVGLSALYQIFDKFFGTGASVKSKAL; the protein is encoded by the coding sequence GTGAAATTTCTTTCAGGTTTAACGACTCTTCTTGTGATTTTAGGCGGTTTAAATTGGTTAGCTGTAGCATTAGGCGTGAATGTAGTAGAAGAGCTATTTGGCTCTTGGGATTGGTTAGTAACAACGATTTATTGGTTAGTTGGCCTGTCTGCTCTTTATCAAATTTTTGATAAGTTCTTCGGAACGGGAGCAAGTGTCAAAAGCAAAGCGCTATAA
- a CDS encoding SDR family oxidoreductase — MKVLVIGANGQVGKHIVNILNESDVHTVRAMVRKEEQAKELEARGVETAFASLEGTVHEIKEVMKGCDAVIFSAGSGGSTGHDKTLLIDLDGSVKAMEAAEDLGIKRFVMVSALQAHHRENWNTSLIPYYVAKHYADKILEASGLTYTIVRPGGLLNEPGTGRVDAGENKERGSIPREDVARVVVETLSEDHTFGRSFDLVSGDTPITEAIQSI; from the coding sequence ATGAAAGTTCTTGTAATTGGTGCGAATGGTCAAGTAGGCAAACATATTGTAAACATTTTGAATGAAAGTGATGTGCACACTGTACGTGCGATGGTTCGTAAAGAAGAACAAGCAAAAGAGCTTGAAGCAAGAGGTGTAGAAACGGCTTTTGCAAGCTTAGAAGGCACTGTGCATGAAATTAAGGAAGTGATGAAAGGTTGTGACGCCGTTATCTTTAGCGCAGGATCAGGCGGCAGCACAGGTCATGATAAGACACTTTTAATTGATTTAGATGGATCAGTAAAAGCGATGGAAGCTGCAGAAGATTTAGGAATTAAACGATTTGTGATGGTAAGCGCCCTTCAAGCACATCACCGTGAAAACTGGAATACTTCACTAATTCCTTACTATGTAGCCAAACATTATGCAGATAAAATCTTAGAAGCAAGCGGATTAACATATACAATTGTTCGCCCAGGCGGATTGTTAAACGAACCAGGAACAGGACGGGTAGATGCTGGGGAGAACAAAGAGCGCGGATCCATTCCTCGTGAAGATGTCGCGCGTGTGGTAGTAGAAACGTTAAGTGAAGATCATACATTCGGACGTTCTTTTGATTTAGTTTCAGGCGATACGCCTATCACAGAAGCTATTCAGTCTATTTAA
- a CDS encoding NUDIX hydrolase has translation MDASRIIAKLENRMPTILGMEQFSRFGILVPLIEKQGELHVLFEVRALDLRRQPGEICFPGGRVEKTDADEKETAIRETSEELGITPQSIQHVQALDYIVSQFGTIIYPYVGFIDESLELRPNPSEVAEVFTVPLSFFQRTEPDIHNINFRVEPEHNFPYDAIIGGENYNWQTREMEEHFYYYEDRVIWGLTAKVIYHLVHVLNNK, from the coding sequence ATGGATGCATCCCGCATTATAGCTAAGTTAGAAAACCGGATGCCGACAATCCTTGGGATGGAGCAGTTCTCCCGCTTCGGCATTCTTGTTCCGCTTATTGAAAAACAAGGGGAACTACATGTTTTATTTGAAGTAAGAGCGCTCGATTTACGTAGACAGCCCGGAGAAATTTGTTTTCCAGGAGGGCGTGTTGAAAAGACGGATGCAGATGAAAAAGAAACGGCTATCCGTGAAACCTCTGAAGAGTTAGGAATTACACCCCAATCTATTCAGCACGTACAAGCTTTAGATTATATTGTTTCTCAATTCGGAACAATCATTTATCCTTATGTAGGTTTCATTGATGAGTCGCTTGAACTTCGACCGAATCCTTCGGAAGTAGCAGAAGTATTTACCGTGCCTCTTTCTTTTTTTCAGCGTACCGAACCTGATATACACAATATTAATTTCAGAGTAGAACCCGAACATAATTTTCCTTATGACGCGATTATTGGTGGTGAAAATTATAATTGGCAAACAAGAGAGATGGAAGAACATTTTTATTACTATGAAGATCGAGTCATATGGGGACTGACAGCAAAAGTAATTTATCATTTAGTACATGTACTAAATAATAAATAA